The following proteins come from a genomic window of Rhodohalobacter sp. 614A:
- a CDS encoding McrC family protein, with the protein MINLFEYQNKEEVTEDFEGLEVFLDDIWRQREKNQYFAQDDEDGSKIESQQFLQFLHKTVEIKSNKYVGVIHYEEQKINLLPKIFFNEDREYDQSDLLAIQQHILWWLSYCRKIKFPNYQTSLDTEKSDFFEVLIYLFAKYTRELLGHSIYQQYEEVWREVQYVRGRLDITRYVTENLSKARWHKVNCIYDPFVLDNRFNQIIKYVTSILINHTTNDDSKKYLREILFTLDDVSDEPATADECAAIQFNPAFAEFETVRDYCQLFLNHAVSFDYKNDLKLFAFLIPMEYLFEDFIYGFIEKEMDGVKAVPQSSSVYLDEDKTFFLRPDLILDTGEKKIIADTKYKMVYQDPKDPKKGISQSDLYQVLAYAVRYKIDEILLLYPDTIDGWQQEASGFIIRDEFADQVDVKVMAYQLSVINRDIFLRKINRASYKELFLNTRLHLIEELKLMFHVSH; encoded by the coding sequence TTGATCAATCTATTTGAATATCAGAACAAGGAAGAGGTAACCGAAGACTTCGAGGGTCTGGAGGTCTTTCTGGATGATATCTGGAGACAGCGGGAAAAGAACCAATACTTCGCCCAAGATGACGAAGACGGTAGCAAGATCGAGTCTCAACAGTTCCTTCAATTTCTGCACAAAACCGTGGAGATTAAGTCTAACAAGTATGTAGGTGTAATCCACTACGAAGAGCAAAAGATCAACCTTCTGCCCAAGATCTTTTTTAATGAGGACCGCGAATACGACCAATCCGATCTTTTGGCCATCCAGCAGCATATATTATGGTGGCTGAGCTATTGCCGGAAGATTAAATTTCCGAACTATCAAACATCACTGGATACAGAAAAGAGTGATTTCTTCGAGGTTCTTATCTATCTATTCGCCAAATACACCCGTGAGCTGTTGGGGCATTCCATTTATCAGCAATATGAAGAGGTCTGGCGCGAGGTGCAGTATGTTCGTGGTCGGCTTGATATTACACGGTATGTGACTGAAAATTTGTCCAAGGCACGTTGGCACAAAGTGAATTGCATTTATGATCCATTTGTGCTGGACAATCGTTTCAATCAGATCATCAAGTACGTCACATCGATTCTGATCAACCATACGACGAATGATGACAGCAAGAAGTATCTTAGAGAGATCCTCTTCACCTTGGATGATGTCTCTGATGAACCGGCAACTGCTGATGAGTGTGCAGCCATCCAGTTCAATCCCGCCTTTGCCGAATTTGAAACCGTTCGGGATTACTGCCAGCTATTCCTGAATCACGCAGTCTCTTTTGACTACAAAAACGATCTTAAGCTCTTCGCTTTCCTGATTCCGATGGAATACCTGTTTGAGGATTTTATCTATGGATTTATTGAAAAAGAAATGGATGGCGTAAAGGCAGTACCACAGTCTTCTTCCGTTTACCTGGATGAAGATAAAACGTTTTTCCTTCGACCGGATTTGATATTGGATACCGGGGAGAAGAAAATTATAGCCGATACCAAGTACAAGATGGTTTATCAAGATCCCAAAGATCCAAAGAAAGGGATTTCACAATCGGATCTCTATCAGGTTCTGGCCTATGCCGTTCGATACAAAATAGATGAAATTCTGCTTTTATATCCTGATACAATTGACGGCTGGCAACAAGAAGCGTCAGGATTTATCATTCGAGATGAGTTTGCTGACCAGGTGGATGTGAAGGTGATGGCGTATCAGTTGTCTGTGATAAATCGTGATATTTTTTTGAGAAAGATAAATAGAGCAAGTTATAAAGAACTATTTCTAAATACACGTCTTCATTTAATTGAAGAATTGAAATTAATGTTTCATGTTTCTCACTGA